Proteins co-encoded in one Trueperella abortisuis genomic window:
- a CDS encoding DUF3039 domain-containing protein, producing the protein MSIDPHSDPQAPDGPAQPDAPSLAPESTTATLERTREEREPGDEDRYAHYVRKDRYTQSAIEGGPVVALCGKVWTPVRNPDRYPICPTCKAIYQNLGNGGGAWPFGPNPPGGDGK; encoded by the coding sequence ATGTCTATCGATCCTCATTCTGATCCCCAGGCACCGGACGGGCCGGCCCAGCCGGACGCGCCCTCGCTTGCGCCGGAATCAACTACCGCAACCCTGGAGCGCACGCGCGAAGAGCGTGAGCCAGGCGATGAGGATCGCTACGCTCACTACGTGCGCAAGGATCGCTACACGCAGTCCGCGATCGAAGGCGGGCCTGTGGTGGCGTTATGCGGGAAGGTGTGGACCCCGGTGCGTAACCCGGATCGGTACCCGATCTGCCCCACGTGTAAGGCGATCTACCAAAACCTTGGCAACGGCGGGGGAGCGTGGCCGTTCGGCCCGAACCCGCCGGGTGGAGACGGCAAGTGA
- a CDS encoding ABC-F family ATP-binding cassette domain-containing protein: protein MPAIILDAVSFSYGSRPVLDHVSLCVSSGERAFLVGPNGVGKSTLVRILAGELTPDSGRVVSGVVPQRLPDPESFTGSVAQFLDSVLMPLKKLLARFEQLAQAIASGRDDCSSDYDHVLAQLNSLDVWSLDGRVNHALDGLGLAEFTESGSDRLLMTLSPGQRARLKLAALLIVRPEVLVLDEPTNHLDREAISFLTDAVKNWEGPVLATSHDRAFIEDTATVIYDLDISVWQELAKNDGEEMVGVYRNAGNYTDYLVAKATAREKHQQIHAAQQAEKRGLREHRHESMKIARGGVRLEMAVGKEKKFFMDRAAATSVTRTRHDGVRLARLAQRELRKPRHYDLQFPVLESGPESGLAVSARAAAVADRLAPVTFDLCRGEHLLVTGANGAGKSTLLNWITAGSPPAETVCSGTITRDGPIGAVPQRLPAESDPGFGERTWTAGIGEAGKGILHPSMWSVSIPHLSAGNQRRAQLSIALAARPAVLVIDEPTNYLDLETMNALEEALRTWRGTLIIASHDRWLIDHWHGHRLHLEPAARHIDAPIGVTPPGMKKRPSQGAPFRS, encoded by the coding sequence ATGCCCGCAATTATCCTCGATGCTGTTTCCTTTTCTTACGGGTCCCGACCCGTCCTTGACCACGTCAGCCTGTGTGTCTCTAGCGGTGAGCGCGCCTTCTTGGTCGGCCCGAATGGGGTCGGCAAGTCCACGCTCGTGAGAATCCTCGCCGGAGAATTGACTCCGGATTCAGGGCGAGTTGTATCTGGCGTCGTTCCTCAGCGACTTCCCGATCCAGAATCCTTCACCGGCAGCGTCGCCCAATTCCTCGACTCGGTTCTGATGCCGCTGAAAAAGCTGCTCGCACGTTTCGAGCAGCTTGCGCAGGCTATCGCTTCTGGTCGGGACGATTGTTCTTCGGATTATGACCATGTTCTTGCCCAGTTGAATTCTTTGGACGTGTGGTCATTGGATGGGCGGGTGAACCACGCATTAGACGGGCTGGGCCTGGCGGAGTTCACAGAGTCTGGAAGCGACCGGCTGTTGATGACACTCTCGCCGGGCCAGCGCGCGCGGTTGAAGCTCGCCGCACTTCTAATAGTCCGACCCGAGGTGCTAGTCCTCGATGAACCGACCAACCATCTGGATAGGGAGGCGATCAGTTTCCTGACGGACGCTGTGAAGAATTGGGAAGGGCCAGTGCTAGCGACCAGTCATGACAGAGCCTTTATCGAAGATACCGCGACCGTGATTTACGACTTGGACATCTCCGTGTGGCAGGAGCTCGCGAAAAATGACGGCGAGGAAATGGTGGGCGTATACCGCAACGCGGGTAACTACACGGACTACCTCGTTGCAAAGGCGACCGCCCGCGAGAAACACCAGCAGATACATGCGGCACAGCAGGCTGAAAAGCGGGGGCTGCGCGAACATCGGCATGAGAGCATGAAGATTGCTCGTGGCGGGGTTCGATTGGAAATGGCTGTTGGCAAAGAAAAGAAATTCTTCATGGATCGGGCGGCAGCGACGTCAGTGACAAGGACGCGTCACGATGGTGTTCGATTAGCACGCCTCGCTCAGCGAGAACTTCGAAAACCCCGCCACTATGATCTTCAGTTCCCTGTTCTTGAGTCTGGCCCCGAATCTGGTCTGGCGGTGTCAGCGCGCGCCGCGGCCGTGGCGGATCGGCTTGCGCCGGTCACATTCGATCTGTGTCGAGGCGAGCATCTCCTCGTGACGGGGGCGAATGGTGCAGGAAAATCAACGCTTCTGAACTGGATTACGGCGGGCAGTCCTCCAGCGGAGACGGTATGCAGTGGCACCATCACACGCGACGGCCCCATCGGTGCGGTGCCACAACGACTACCCGCCGAGTCAGACCCGGGATTCGGGGAGAGAACATGGACCGCCGGGATTGGCGAGGCCGGGAAAGGAATCCTTCATCCTTCCATGTGGAGCGTGAGTATCCCTCACCTGTCTGCGGGTAATCAACGCCGCGCCCAACTATCGATCGCGCTGGCCGCCCGCCCAGCCGTTCTGGTTATCGACGAACCGACCAATTACCTCGACCTCGAGACAATGAACGCGCTCGAAGAGGCCCTTCGAACCTGGCGAGGAACTTTGATCATCGCCAGTCACGACCGTTGGCTGATCGATCACTGGCACGGTCATCGTCTTCACCTCGAACCCGCCGCCCGTCACATAGATGCCCCGATTGGCGTAACACCGCCGGGCATGAAAAAGCGCCCCTCACAAGGGGCGCCCTTTCGGAGCTGA
- a CDS encoding HU family DNA-binding protein produces the protein MSLNRTELIAKIAEESGLTKTDADKAISALQTVLVDSLAAGEAVKITGLMSVERTERAARKGRNPRTGEEIEIPAGFGVKISAGSTLKKAVAK, from the coding sequence ATGTCCCTCAACCGCACCGAGCTTATTGCCAAGATTGCCGAAGAGTCCGGTCTGACCAAGACCGATGCTGACAAGGCCATTTCCGCTCTCCAGACCGTCCTCGTTGACTCCCTCGCCGCTGGCGAAGCCGTCAAGATCACGGGCCTCATGTCCGTTGAGCGCACCGAGCGCGCCGCCCGCAAGGGCCGCAACCCGCGCACGGGCGAGGAGATCGAGATCCCCGCCGGCTTCGGCGTGAAGATCTCGGCCGGCTCCACCCTGAAGAAGGCTGTTGCCAAGTAG
- a CDS encoding aspartate:alanine exchanger family transporter, with protein sequence MTVFLVVALGGVLGIIPFGKLRFGAAAALFVGLFIGNIVPELGAELGLLQNLGLALFVYMVGLSAGQTFFADLARHYKLMLGTVVAVIVGAIATIGLAPLFGLSSELSVGLFAGALTSTPALAAANTALGSAEPGVGYSLGYPMGVFFGIIIVSMVVSRRWPGGNDTPSVAGQSIVANTAVVERDVSLRAVPGYLEQNILVSYFMRNGKTRVISPGEELEPEDQIVVVGRENDVTTAIDAIGHVLPEHLADDRSRVDFRSFTVSHKELAGSTVAELNLPGRFGAVATRILRGDAELLAGSQERLEIGDRVMVAFPRREYDAIEEFFGNSERTVSTVDAVGLGLGMVLGLLLGMVKISLSNGGSFSLGAAAGPLIVGMILGYLRRTGPLVWQLPGAANQTIRQLGLLLFLAAVGIASGPAFARTAFSPVGLKALAMGSVIAVVVLLVTLAMGRVLGVSAQRTAGVMAGVLGQPAILAFASSKEADERIEAGYASVFALSMIAKILLVHVILAF encoded by the coding sequence ATGACAGTCTTCCTCGTCGTCGCGCTCGGAGGAGTGCTCGGCATCATTCCCTTCGGCAAGCTTCGCTTCGGCGCGGCGGCCGCCCTCTTCGTGGGCCTCTTCATCGGGAATATCGTCCCCGAACTTGGCGCCGAGCTCGGCCTGCTGCAAAACCTCGGCTTGGCCCTCTTCGTCTACATGGTGGGCCTGTCAGCCGGCCAGACCTTCTTCGCCGACCTGGCGCGCCACTACAAGCTCATGCTGGGCACGGTCGTGGCCGTCATCGTAGGGGCGATCGCCACGATCGGGCTGGCCCCGCTGTTCGGGTTGAGCTCCGAGCTCTCCGTCGGCCTCTTCGCCGGCGCCCTGACCAGTACCCCCGCGCTCGCAGCTGCGAACACGGCGCTGGGATCGGCCGAGCCGGGGGTCGGCTACTCACTGGGTTACCCGATGGGCGTCTTCTTCGGCATCATCATCGTCTCCATGGTCGTCTCGCGCAGGTGGCCTGGAGGCAACGACACGCCCTCCGTTGCGGGCCAGTCGATCGTGGCGAACACCGCCGTCGTCGAACGCGACGTTTCGCTCCGGGCCGTCCCCGGCTACCTCGAGCAGAATATCCTCGTCTCCTACTTCATGCGTAACGGTAAGACGCGGGTCATCAGCCCGGGTGAGGAGCTCGAGCCAGAGGATCAGATCGTCGTCGTAGGCAGGGAAAACGACGTTACCACGGCGATCGACGCCATCGGCCACGTGCTGCCCGAGCACCTCGCCGACGACCGATCGCGCGTCGACTTCCGCTCCTTTACCGTCTCGCACAAGGAACTTGCCGGCTCCACCGTGGCCGAGCTCAACCTGCCCGGTCGCTTCGGCGCCGTCGCCACCCGCATCCTTCGCGGCGACGCCGAGCTACTCGCCGGCAGCCAAGAGCGCCTCGAGATCGGCGACCGCGTGATGGTGGCCTTCCCGCGCCGCGAGTACGACGCGATCGAGGAGTTCTTTGGCAACTCCGAGCGTACGGTCTCCACCGTCGACGCCGTCGGGCTCGGCCTCGGCATGGTGCTCGGCCTTCTTCTGGGGATGGTGAAGATCAGCCTGTCTAACGGGGGATCCTTCAGCCTCGGAGCCGCTGCCGGCCCGCTCATCGTGGGCATGATCCTGGGCTACCTGCGCCGCACGGGGCCCCTCGTGTGGCAGCTGCCTGGCGCGGCGAACCAAACCATCCGCCAGCTCGGCTTGCTCCTGTTCCTGGCCGCGGTCGGCATCGCCTCGGGCCCGGCCTTTGCGCGGACGGCTTTCTCCCCGGTCGGTCTGAAGGCGCTCGCGATGGGTAGCGTGATCGCCGTCGTCGTGTTGCTTGTCACGCTCGCGATGGGGCGTGTCCTGGGCGTGAGCGCGCAGCGCACCGCCGGCGTAATGGCGGGCGTGCTCGGCCAGCCTGCGATCCTCGCCTTCGCGTCCTCGAAGGAGGCCGACGAGCGAATCGAGGCTGGTTACGCCTCCGTGTTCGCGCTGTCCATGATCGCGAAGATCCTCCTTGTCCATGTCATCCTCGCCTTCTAG
- the nadE gene encoding ammonia-dependent NAD(+) synthetase: MFHPLQQHIIETTGVRPVIDPAQEVRRRVQFLCDYMLATHTKGFVLGISGGVDSTLAGRLAQLAVDKLRAEGHEATFYAVRLPYGVQADEADAAAAMAWVGADHQVTINIKEATDGVERAYREAMGVDISDFNKGNVKARQRMIAQYAIAGDLGLLVIGTDHAAENTTGFFTKFGDGGADILPLAGLNKRQVRSLLEHLGSPEQLWTKVATADLLDGRPLRTDEDELGITYDEIDDYLEGKQISSEAAANLEGKWVRARHKRTTPVEPDDTWWR; this comes from the coding sequence ATGTTCCATCCTTTGCAGCAGCACATTATCGAGACTACGGGCGTGCGGCCCGTCATTGACCCTGCCCAGGAGGTGAGGCGACGCGTCCAGTTCCTGTGCGACTACATGCTAGCCACGCATACGAAGGGCTTCGTGCTCGGGATCTCGGGCGGGGTGGATTCCACGCTCGCCGGGCGGCTGGCCCAGCTCGCCGTCGACAAGCTACGGGCCGAGGGCCACGAGGCAACCTTCTACGCGGTGCGCCTGCCCTACGGCGTTCAGGCCGACGAGGCCGACGCCGCAGCCGCGATGGCCTGGGTGGGCGCCGACCACCAGGTCACGATCAACATTAAGGAGGCCACCGACGGCGTCGAGCGCGCCTACCGCGAAGCGATGGGCGTTGACATCTCGGACTTTAACAAGGGCAACGTCAAGGCCCGCCAGCGCATGATCGCCCAATACGCGATCGCCGGCGACCTGGGCCTGCTCGTGATCGGTACCGACCACGCGGCCGAGAACACCACCGGCTTCTTTACCAAGTTCGGCGACGGTGGCGCGGACATCCTGCCGCTGGCCGGCCTGAACAAGCGCCAGGTCCGCTCACTGCTGGAACACCTGGGTTCGCCGGAGCAGCTGTGGACGAAGGTGGCGACAGCCGACCTGCTCGACGGGCGCCCGTTGCGCACCGACGAGGACGAGCTCGGGATCACCTACGACGAGATCGACGACTATCTGGAGGGCAAGCAGATCTCCTCCGAGGCGGCGGCCAACCTCGAAGGAAAGTGGGTGCGGGCGCGCCACAAGCGCACCACCCCCGTCGAGCCCGACGACACCTGGTGGCGCTAG
- a CDS encoding bifunctional metallophosphatase/5'-nucleotidase produces the protein MKKTAISILAASLLFLSPAAASATETTGCEEQTLTILATTDLHGTALNYDYFTGKPFTDAKADQRNRTRGLELLAPAIADVRAEKGKDSVVLLDNGDANQGSPLNIVYHADRTADSVDPIASVFNYLGYDAGVVGNHEFNYGHLDKDGVKGDLNQYRDSLNMPLLGANVIDKASGKPYLTPYTMIDKKVAGKDVKVGVIGVVTPGVRIWDRNSTQDLQFQDAVEAVKAWVPTVREAGADVVVVLAHTGMDAKGYAWNPADLTENVAASIATQTEGVDVVVAGHSHVTDNAETFLTNAAGKSVLVTQPGYHARSVSKVEVPIAFDGEEPTVVNTETCKASASPLYASNYLGREDAGVREAVEPWHSKTVAWVSTVVAQATDDMTAERARYEDTPIVDFINLVQRETVAKALEGTQYAGIPVLSQASPFSASARFTKGDVTIADMAGLYTFDNTLLGVEMTGAQIKDYLEWSARYYAQQPEGATIEDWSTVINALYEGQTRGIPDYSYDMLAGVNYHINISKPVGERIEGLSYPDGRAVGDEDRFILAVNNYRQSGGSFYPHVSTAKVVYDEQQAIRELMIAWGEEHGVIDPAKIFTLNWTVGTSSASAPGINPGGEDGEGGEPGPTPGQEPGGSDKAPSGGERPDASQPAPDQQQNTRQKLPMTGASVQVIAMVAGALLVGGVALRRRCA, from the coding sequence ATGAAGAAAACCGCAATATCTATCCTTGCAGCGAGTCTGCTCTTCCTCAGCCCCGCCGCCGCCAGCGCGACGGAGACCACGGGCTGTGAGGAGCAGACGCTGACCATCCTCGCCACCACCGACCTACACGGCACGGCGCTCAACTACGACTACTTCACAGGCAAACCGTTCACGGATGCCAAGGCTGATCAGCGCAACCGCACGCGCGGACTTGAGCTGCTCGCGCCCGCGATCGCCGACGTGCGCGCCGAGAAGGGCAAGGACTCCGTGGTGCTACTCGACAACGGAGACGCCAACCAGGGTAGCCCGCTGAACATCGTCTACCACGCCGATCGCACCGCCGATTCGGTTGACCCGATCGCCTCCGTGTTCAACTACCTCGGCTACGACGCCGGGGTGGTCGGCAACCACGAGTTTAATTACGGTCACCTGGACAAGGACGGGGTCAAGGGCGACCTCAACCAGTACCGCGACTCCCTCAATATGCCGCTGCTCGGCGCGAACGTCATCGACAAGGCCAGCGGCAAGCCCTACCTCACGCCCTACACCATGATCGACAAGAAGGTGGCCGGCAAAGATGTCAAGGTGGGCGTGATCGGCGTGGTGACGCCGGGCGTGCGCATCTGGGACCGCAATTCCACGCAGGACCTTCAGTTCCAGGACGCCGTCGAGGCGGTCAAGGCGTGGGTGCCGACGGTGCGTGAGGCGGGCGCGGACGTCGTCGTCGTTCTCGCGCACACGGGTATGGACGCGAAAGGGTACGCGTGGAACCCGGCCGACCTGACGGAGAACGTGGCCGCTTCGATCGCCACCCAGACGGAGGGCGTGGATGTGGTGGTCGCGGGCCACTCGCACGTGACCGACAACGCTGAGACATTCCTGACGAACGCGGCGGGCAAGAGCGTGCTCGTCACCCAGCCTGGCTACCACGCCCGCTCCGTGTCGAAGGTCGAGGTGCCGATCGCGTTTGACGGTGAGGAACCCACCGTGGTCAACACCGAAACCTGCAAGGCGTCGGCGAGCCCGCTCTACGCCTCGAACTACCTCGGCCGCGAGGACGCCGGCGTGCGCGAAGCGGTCGAACCCTGGCATTCAAAGACGGTTGCCTGGGTTTCCACCGTGGTCGCTCAGGCCACCGACGACATGACGGCCGAGCGCGCCCGCTACGAGGACACCCCGATCGTGGATTTCATCAACCTTGTTCAAAGAGAAACGGTGGCCAAGGCGCTCGAGGGTACGCAGTATGCCGGCATCCCCGTGCTCTCCCAGGCCTCGCCGTTCTCCGCCAGCGCCCGCTTCACCAAGGGCGACGTGACGATCGCCGACATGGCCGGACTCTACACCTTCGATAACACGCTCCTTGGCGTGGAAATGACGGGTGCGCAGATCAAGGACTACCTCGAGTGGTCGGCCCGCTACTACGCACAACAGCCCGAGGGCGCCACGATCGAGGACTGGTCCACGGTCATTAACGCTCTCTACGAGGGGCAAACGCGCGGCATCCCGGACTACAGCTACGACATGCTTGCCGGGGTGAACTACCACATCAACATCTCCAAGCCCGTGGGCGAGCGCATCGAGGGGCTGTCCTACCCCGACGGGCGGGCCGTTGGCGACGAGGACCGCTTCATCCTCGCCGTCAACAACTACCGCCAGTCCGGCGGCTCGTTCTACCCGCACGTGTCTACGGCCAAGGTGGTCTACGACGAGCAGCAGGCCATCCGCGAACTCATGATCGCCTGGGGTGAGGAGCACGGCGTGATCGATCCGGCGAAGATCTTCACGCTGAACTGGACGGTTGGCACCTCCTCCGCCTCTGCGCCGGGGATCAACCCGGGCGGCGAGGACGGCGAGGGCGGCGAGCCCGGACCCACTCCCGGCCAGGAGCCGGGTGGCTCGGACAAAGCCCCTTCCGGGGGCGAGCGGCCCGATGCCTCCCAGCCCGCGCCGGACCAGCAGCAGAACACGCGCCAGAAGCTACCAATGACCGGCGCCTCGGTGCAGGTCATCGCGATGGTGGCCGGAGCGCTCCTCGTCGGCGGAGTGGCACTACGGCGTCGTTGCGCCTAA
- a CDS encoding nitroreductase family protein codes for MNTTIETQLAHRSIREFTAEQIPEQTMDTLFEVAMRTSTSRGLQHAALIRVKDQAKREELASIGKQPYIARAPELIVGIVDARRSVRIREEQGLDPAPAASAAAFREGFTDAVLMIQSMSVAAESLGLGVTHLGSILNDYGRLIEELALPRYTFPALGMMLGYPAQSPQLKPRIPARLRVMTDAYREPDSWMDALHDYDAEMHTYYDLRDANRRVDAFTTQVARIAMPEPSVNFFRYVEGQGFDMGLGEQ; via the coding sequence ATGAACACGACGATTGAGACTCAGCTTGCCCATCGCTCCATCCGCGAATTCACCGCAGAGCAGATCCCCGAACAGACCATGGATACCCTCTTTGAGGTCGCCATGCGCACCTCCACCTCCCGTGGGCTGCAACACGCGGCGCTCATCCGAGTCAAGGACCAGGCCAAGCGCGAGGAGCTGGCGAGCATCGGCAAGCAGCCCTACATCGCGCGGGCTCCGGAGCTGATCGTCGGGATCGTGGACGCGCGCCGCTCGGTGCGCATCCGCGAGGAACAGGGCCTAGACCCGGCGCCGGCGGCATCTGCGGCGGCCTTCCGCGAGGGATTTACGGACGCGGTGCTCATGATCCAGTCGATGTCCGTGGCGGCCGAGAGCCTCGGGCTGGGGGTGACGCACCTGGGCTCGATCCTCAACGACTACGGGCGCCTCATCGAGGAGCTCGCCCTGCCACGTTACACCTTCCCCGCGCTCGGCATGATGCTCGGCTACCCGGCACAGTCCCCGCAACTCAAGCCGCGAATTCCCGCCCGCCTGCGCGTGATGACGGACGCCTACCGCGAACCTGATTCTTGGATGGATGCCCTGCACGACTACGACGCCGAGATGCACACCTACTACGACTTGCGCGACGCCAACCGCCGCGTGGACGCCTTCACCACCCAGGTCGCGCGGATCGCCATGCCCGAACCGTCCGTCAACTTCTTCCGCTACGTTGAGGGCCAGGGATTCGATATGGGGTTGGGGGAGCAATAG
- a CDS encoding GNAT family N-acetyltransferase — translation MSIRIRAATALDAAAVADVHRASWKDTYRGILPDDVISRHTLSMDGVWMARLADPGATTTWVATENDAVVGFILVEAMGPGHPAPLRVGALYLRPEVKRRGYGTALLEYAIGDVPAYTEVAVSNRGAMDFWNRLGFTQTGAEFDEAFGADIATLVREG, via the coding sequence ATGAGTATTCGCATCAGGGCGGCGACCGCGCTCGACGCCGCCGCCGTCGCCGACGTACACCGCGCCTCCTGGAAGGACACCTACCGCGGCATCCTTCCCGACGACGTCATCTCCCGCCACACCCTCTCAATGGACGGGGTGTGGATGGCGCGCCTTGCTGACCCCGGTGCCACCACCACGTGGGTCGCCACCGAGAACGACGCCGTCGTCGGATTCATCCTCGTGGAGGCGATGGGCCCTGGCCACCCCGCGCCGCTACGGGTGGGGGCGCTCTACCTGCGCCCCGAGGTCAAGCGCCGCGGGTATGGCACGGCCCTGCTTGAGTACGCCATCGGGGACGTGCCCGCGTATACCGAGGTCGCGGTCTCGAACCGCGGGGCCATGGACTTCTGGAATCGCCTTGGCTTTACACAAACGGGCGCCGAGTTCGACGAGGCCTTCGGCGCCGACATCGCCACCCTCGTCCGGGAAGGATAG
- a CDS encoding GNAT family N-acetyltransferase, translating to MRPTRTDLRLIPTSESDRTYIARLNFLTDTFGDELGDLPEDFDQWHDYYVGAWKPEGGGLIAWKGNVPAGGSWLMWGTETYHGFGHVAEGVPELAIAVERRYAGHGIGPRLIDGVSEIARDAGAPGISLSVARLNERAHRLYLKMGFEHTGKVVEDYSVMLKQF from the coding sequence ATGCGCCCGACACGCACTGACCTGCGTCTTATCCCCACCAGTGAGTCTGACCGCACCTACATCGCGCGGCTGAACTTCCTCACCGACACTTTCGGGGACGAGCTCGGGGACCTGCCCGAGGACTTCGACCAGTGGCACGACTACTACGTCGGTGCGTGGAAGCCGGAGGGCGGCGGGCTCATCGCGTGGAAGGGCAACGTTCCCGCCGGGGGCTCCTGGCTCATGTGGGGCACGGAGACCTACCATGGCTTTGGGCACGTGGCAGAGGGGGTGCCCGAGCTGGCCATCGCCGTCGAGCGCCGATACGCGGGCCACGGCATCGGCCCCCGCCTCATCGACGGGGTTAGCGAGATCGCCCGAGATGCCGGTGCGCCGGGCATCTCGCTGTCGGTGGCCCGCCTCAACGAGCGGGCCCACCGTCTTTACCTGAAGATGGGCTTTGAGCACACGGGCAAGGTGGTCGAGGACTACTCGGTCATGCTCAAGCAGTTTTAG